The sequence ATCAACTGTTTATCTATTACATAATAATcttgtataaaatataaaactatatataaaactatatatatatatatatatatatatatatatatatatatataaaactatatatatatatatatatatatatatatatatatacatatatatcatGACGACACACCCCGTttctatagcatcaaattgctagctaaaatctaaatcatcacaaaaacgaacaattgaatatatatcagcgtgataaaaactaccttaaatgaccaaaaccatctttcggaaaatattatttgaagtgtaatttattttttattttgactcAAGTCCCGTTCGTTTGcatggagagggcggggtttatgacctgtactgcatccagccaccagggggcgatcaaagagcccgcagcttcaattttcagaacgtatgaggcacacccgatatataaatatatatacacacatactgtaATTAATGGCTTTGCATTTCTGAAGTCATGTGAGGcaacaaaatgaaattcagtattaACTGATCATCTAAAATGCTTAAAATAGAAATCGAAGCTCATCCGCCATGTTTATGATCATCAGCAGGGCAAAGTAATGGTGGTGAACACAAAATCACATGAACAGAGACACCAAGAGAAAACTACTGAACACTGGACTTGATCCGCACCACAGTCCATCTCCATAAACCtgaatttttagataaaatttttagatttggtcatttaaaatgatgtttgttcatgtttgtgTCTTCCACTGATGGTCATAAACACGGACAGACACACGGACCTGCACCGGACGCTCAACACGGCCTGAAACGGTGATTTCTGCTCCCAGCGGAAGAGCCTGACGTCAGACGGGTCTGCGGTGAACTGCGGGTCGACGTCCAGCCGCTCCACTCGCAGCGACTCCTGCAACCAGCCCTGAACGTCCGCCAGCGTGTGATCCCAGCACTCCACGATGAAAAACCACACGTCCAACACCGCCACCAGACTGAGCAGGTCTTCTCTGGCCTCCTctgaacacacaaacatcaacaTCACTCTCATTTCTCAGGCCTTTTACAATGAAGACTTTCAGGATCTGACCTGTGTTGAGTTTGCTGTCCTGCAACAGTCGTGGATGAAGCTTCCCCGCGGAAATATCTCTTAGATCCACTGAGATTTGCCCGCAGTAGTGAGAAACCCGAGCGCAATCTCCAGGAGGGGATCCGGATGATTCTTTGGTGCTGTAATGGAGCATGATGGGACATTTGATGCAGCCCGAGGTTAATAAAGGAGCCACATGAGTGACGGCGACCAGGGCAAGTCTTGATACGCCACTGTCGCCATCAGAGCGTCTGATCTTCTTCGCAGCTGACGGGCCGTGAGCGACAGACGCCGGAAACCGCAGGATCTTAGTGTTCATAACGGGAGCGGCTCCGGTTTGACAAGAGTCCACCACGACTGAAGCGCTGATATTCCTTACAGACCTTCAGGAACAGACAAAGCATTTGATCTGCAAATTATCAATTTATCATCATatcagatttctgaaggatcatgtgacactgaagactgatgctgaaaatcacaggaataaattacactttactatatattcacatagaaaacagatgatttacactggaataatatttcactgtaattttgatcaaatgacCCTTATAAGGTCTTTTATAAGGTTTTTAGACCCCAAACGAcgtttgataaaataaataaaaatgttctctttgtccaaatgacatgaaactttgtacagttgatctacaaataattaaaaataaattgagtgacatcttgtttttatgttagtgtagaaAAAAAGTCGCACTCAGGCTCTTTAGAGTCTCCAgacaggcaacaaaatgtaattttgtaacaaaataattgttttttaaaaaacaaatgtaattttactcagtttattaatgtttttacttcatatttgtgtagtttttggaggattcatcatatcttttaaatttatataaatagataaataaatattttgtttaataggtatttatacaaaaacaactttttatgtaaaattcactttataaaagacccacatttctgactttcattcatggggatcacatggttaatttgacatggtttagtgtgagatttttgcccatcttttggaaaatgcagttttaaaagtaaaaaatgatcactttatccagtagatggcaagtattttcagttggattcatatctaaatattatcaaATCACAATTATGGCAATGATTTTtatcaaagtttagcattttttgtaattgttcaataatgttgattttgaggatgaattttgtcaattttctaaGCGGGGTCTCATCATcatgtaacaatattgaaaaacagattttttttttcattacaaaaaatactaaattttgacaaaaaagtcattttgtgacttcataatatttagatatgaatccagctgaaaatacttgtgaaaagagtctttcagtcagtcaaacagcaaatagtggagctctgctgccatctactggataaagtgatcattttttacttttaaaactgcattttccaaaagatgggcaaaaatctcacactaaaccatgtcaaattatccatgttatccccatgaatgaaagtcagaaatgtgggtcttttatgaagtgaattttacataaaaagctgtttttgtataaaaacctatttaaaaaatatatttttttatttatttatataaatgtaaaagatATCACAAATCCTCCAAATACACAaatgtggagtaaaaacattaataaacacagtaaaattacatttgtttaaaaaaaaaaaaacaattattttgttacaaaattacattttgttgcctggggtccccaaagaccctgagtgtaGCCCCCAAACAaagaccgcacaagggttaaacGCAGCCTTGAACGATAgtgtaaatgaaaaatattaaatcCGATTCATCCTGTAGTGAAAATCATAGTAGAAAACATGCCTTATATATTTCAGGAGAGACATACGTGTTATTTGTGGGTCTCAGAACGACACCGACAATCAAACTCTGTCCAATGACTCTCTGCCAAACTCTGTCCACGTTCAGAAGAGCTTCAGCACATTCAGTCTGCATCCCATCATGCTCTTCATCTccagcatcatcatcatcttcttctTCATCCCACAGAGAAACAAGCCCTTCCTACGGCACAGTTACAGACAAACTGCatctaaaaatgtgttaaagtgTTTAAacaggggtgtgtttcccaaagCATCATTAGTCGTAACTCCCATTGAACTCTACTGGTAACAACGGAACCacagttcgctttgggaaacgcatcccagagcgttactgacagactgggaagagaggagctgcaacaatggacaatatgaggaaaataatcaacatgtAGAGCCccaaaacaacatcaagactatggaaaagggcataataggtcctctttaatcAGTTTTTATTTGATATTACTATGAAAGCACCTGCTCTGGAGGGAATATCACATGTTCTCTGCCGGACACCAGGTCAGTCAAGGCCCCTAATGACTGCAGTATGAGTCTGTCTTTGACCTCCACGTCTCTCTGAAGGTCTTCAAGGAAGTTCAGGCCGCTCTAAACAGCAGAGAAGAAGACAGACTATTAACAACGGATGTTATATTAACATGACGCattatggaaacatgacactagggttgcaaaggggcgGAAAGTTTCCAAGGGAActtaacctggggaattttggaaatattccaatttggaaacttaacaggaatttatGAGAAGTAAttggaaattttgggaaatttatataaaatgtatcatataaaaacataaatataaacattttgtttggtcagaacatgaaataattatttatttttcacataaatatatttttattgcagcaattgttatgtgttattaatttcagtgtcacatgatccttcagaaatcattctaatatgaggatttgatactcagttattatcaatgttggaaacagttattttttatattatttatattgaatatttttgggaacctgtgatactttttcattgatgaataaaaggttaaaaagaacagaaattactcaatataaatcttttctaacaatatcactTTAATATAAATTTCCCACATCCTTcctgaataaaaatatgaatttctttaaaaaataaaaataaaaaataaaaatactgaccccaaacttttgaacggtagtgtctattgttacaaaagatttctattttaaattaatgctgatattaaaatttttattcatcaaagaatcctgaaaaaagtatcacaggttataaaataatattaagcagcacaactgattcAACATAATTGATAACTGAGTTTCAAATCAGCATGTTacgaatcatgtgacactgaagactggagaaatgatgctgaaaatatcacaggaataaattatattttaatgtatattaaaatagaaaactattattttaaattgtagttatatttcacaatattacaatttttctgtattttggatcaaatgtGCACGTTATGGACTGGAGGATGCACAAtgcattaaatctgattggtttaaccaaaattatgcCGCAAGATGTTTTTTCAACTACATTCAAGTGccctgttataggctaacctgcTGTTtattcccattcatttccttTAATTCCCATTTCttcccgttaattcccatatattcccgtaaattcccatggaaagtttccagctttgaaaattcccagaattttgcaaccctacGTGACACATATCTTAATGCATATCTaaacaaattaacaaatttGCACTTAGAACTGAAGGTGTGGACAAAAAGCACCAAAGTCCGTATGATTTGTATTGCTGAAGTCATGTGATGCTTTTACACAAATTTTGCATTCAGATTAAAAACAAGGGCTTGTTAATGCATCAGGTTTGATGCTTCTCGCAGGTGTCAGATCTGAGCACGACAACAGGTCACATGTGAGACAAATCATcacatgacttcagaagacttggaatacgGTGCATATATGATACTTTTATAGTATAAATTGAACTTTTTTGGAGCTTGTATGCAATGCTTTTGCAATGTAACTTCAAGTGCATAACTGAAAACAATTTTACTTCGTATTTAAAAATTGAGATATGCATTTTAATTATTGTCTGTACTTTTTTGGAGTATTTTTTTGGAatagggttattatagttaaataaaactaaagcaaacaaaactaactaaaatatgAAGTAGTTTTCATTGAAACATTTAACTTGATgtattaaaattactaaaataaaaaaataataaaacttattaaaaacaaaacctaataaaaatgacaaaaacgcaacaaaattactaaaactttaacaaaaataaaacgaaaactattttaataaaaatgctttaaaataaaaaatgatttaaaataagacGAAACAAGCTTTAAAATAAGCTAAACCAGCTAAGAATCAGGATTACATCATGTCATcctcacatttttatttaaaaaaattgataaaaaaagagataaatacaaaataaaaatagataaataaataaatgactagaaataaaaaataagttaataataatacaataaacagaaaaataataaaataaataaaaataacagataaataaaaacaacaaataatataataaaagtattgtatAGCTTTGctaagtacaaaaaatattatttaataataattaattaaaataacacttgGAACTGTTGTGTTATGGACAAAATCATGAAGTTTCTATTTTATGaaataaacatactttatcacttGAAAAATTTCTCCTTATAAAGTTTCATTAAAATCGAGTCGAGTTGAACCACATTGAATCTTTATTCTACATATTTTATTCACTCAGTGGAGTTGAGTTACCTGAAGTCTGGATTCTAACGCTTGAACTGTGAGGAGGAAGTTCTCCTGCGCTGCATCTGATGTGTTCAGGACGTCTGATCGTCCACACTGCAAAACATTTACAGATTTAACACAGAGCAAATTCATGTATTTCACCCTTATAGGGTCTTTTTAGACCCCAAACGACATTTGctacaattaaaaaatattttctttgtccaaatgacatgaaactttgtacagtTGTTAACACTAGacctacaaaaaaaataaaataaaaaaataaaaattgagcgatatcttgtttttatgttaatgTAGAAAAAAGTCACACTCAGGCTCTTTAGAGTCTCCAgacaggcaacaaaatgtaattttgtaacaaaataattgtttttaaaaaaacaaatgtaattttactcagtttattaatgtttttacttcatatttgtgcagtttttggaggatttatcatatcttttacatttatataaataaataaataaatattttgttgaggaaggtttttatacaaaaacagctttttatgtaaaattcactttataaaagacccacatttctgactttcGTTCATGGGGgtcacatggataatttgacatggtttagtgtgagatttttacccatcttttggaaaatgcagttttaaaagtaaaaaatgatcactttatccagtagatggcagcagagctccactatttgctgtttgactgactgaaagactcttttcacaagtattttcaGCTGGATTCatgtctaaatattatgaaatcacaattattacaataatttttatcaaagtttagcatttttttgtactgaaaaaaaataagtttttcaaTAATGTTGATTTTGTGGATGAATGTTGTCCATTTTCTAAGCGGGGTCTCATCATCATGTAACAAtattcaaaaaatgttttttttcattacaataaatactaaactttgacaaaaagttattttttgtaaattgtgatttcataatatttagatatgaaccaaactgaaaatacttgtgaaaagagtctttcagtcagtcaaacagcaaatagtggagctctgctgccatctactggataaagtgatcattttttacttttaaaactgcattttccaaaacatgggcacaaatctcacactaaaccattatttatataaatttaaaaaatatgataaatcctccaaaaactgcacacatgtggagtaaaaacattaataaatgaagCTATTAAATGCAACTAATCATGTGAAATGTTTCAGCTTATTTTGATAAATGTCGAGTGAATTCTATCAAACTCTACAGAGCTGGATGTGTGATATAAACAACAGCAGTGAGAGATGAAGATGGAACCGCTGACGGACAGAGTAAGTGATGCCGCACAGATCCGTGAGCAGGAAGTTGCTGAGCAGCTCTCCAGATGAATCCCGCTCCTCGAACACGAGCAGCATCTGATCCGTCCCGCATCCCACGAAGTCATCGACGAGCAGCTGACGCACTCCTGTCCAACACGACGCCACCTGACGTCAAGAGCACATCTGAATGAACTTCAAGAGGCTTAATTAATATATTGAATGAGCaagtttatttctttaaaagaaaacgTTCACTAGGTaccaaaataaatgtatttaatggcAAGTTTTACTTAAGTCTCTGTCTTAAAAGAGCTCTTGTATTTGCATACGCTGCGATGCATCATGATAATATATAATCTGACATTTTCTGCTGCTTTGAAATGTTCTGGTAACCTTTAAATGCAAGTCCTGCGAGCAGCTTTTATACTGTGCGTCAGTAAGTCCTGTACAGTACACTCCTGTGCTGTGATTGACAGGATGTGCCCAGAGAGAGCTGCAGTCTGCTTCCTGTTTATCGTTTATTAAACACGTCGAGCCTCTTAAGAAGTGTAAGGTCACAAACTGCATTTCGGGATGCTTTTTTGGCCGCAAGATgatttcaaattatttaaaataagacaaaacaagctTTAAAGTAAGATAAACCATCATGTCAGCTTGACATTTTTACGGTTTTGGAAACCCTGAACATGAAGGAATTTCAAAAGTGTGATTTCTAGACTTGAAAAAGTc is a genomic window of Chanodichthys erythropterus isolate Z2021 chromosome 14, ASM2448905v1, whole genome shotgun sequence containing:
- the fancb gene encoding Fanconi anemia group B protein isoform X3 — protein: MAAERLMEMLSFGGDVLVFQCKSLSSKSRDHRKGSEVSFCSLSFNRDSQVFSIRERQTQPMHRDSSAETALVHCAAAEDVQRRHKVPCVLLKLCKKRTSAFKYMLYSVCTSTEGKLQVEFALPYEMRDNISILQGPTLVWSHENSVFYASSRTGGVKEVPVPMTVRFIGELPLHQRKLVIYGTRSDVKNILYFIEEEEESCNAACLVPDAYSAVIQCMMVFSAEEVGGSFKSAVLAATSMKQLVCFENGLPRDVCPLPYEQPLNIRLVHALKNDCLVVVTFSQGNVCAVWKHTFQVASCWTGVRQLLVDDFVGCGTDQMLLVFEERDSSGELLSNFLLTDLCGITYSCGRSDVLNTSDAAQENFLLTVQALESRLQSGLNFLEDLQRDVEVKDRLILQSLGALTDLVSGREHVIFPPEQEGLVSLWDEEEDDDDAGDEEHDGMQTECAEALLNVDRVWQRVIGQSLIVGVVLRPTNNTSVRNISASVVVDSCQTGAAPVMNTKILRFPASVAHGPSAAKKIRRSDGDSGVSRLALVAVTHVAPLLTSGCIKCPIMLHYSTKESSGSPPGDCARVSHYCGQISVDLRDISAGKLHPRLLQDSKLNTEEAREDLLSLVAVLDVWFFIVECWDHTLADVQGWLQESLRVERLDVDPQFTADPSDVRLFRWEQKSPFQAVLSVRCRSVCLSVFMTISGRHKHEQTSF